Proteins from a genomic interval of Pseudomonas asplenii:
- a CDS encoding NAD(P)H-dependent oxidoreductase, with product MMSKRVLVILGHPSAESFCGALAERYAETARNAGHEVRVLRLGTLDFDPVLHEGYRQVQPLEADLLQAQTDITWAEHMAWVYPIWWGGIPALMKGFFDRTFLPGFAFRYRQGKAFPDQLLKGRTADLLVTMDTPPWYFKWVYRMPGLHQVRKTTLQFCGIRPMKTLMFGPLLGSSDLQRNTWLRQTEAIARR from the coding sequence ATGATGAGCAAACGAGTTCTGGTGATTCTGGGCCACCCTTCAGCCGAGAGCTTCTGTGGTGCGCTGGCCGAGCGCTATGCCGAAACAGCCAGGAACGCCGGGCATGAGGTCCGTGTGTTGCGCCTTGGCACCCTGGATTTCGACCCTGTACTGCACGAAGGTTACCGACAGGTCCAGCCACTGGAAGCGGACCTGCTCCAGGCCCAGACGGACATCACCTGGGCCGAGCACATGGCATGGGTCTATCCGATCTGGTGGGGAGGCATTCCGGCCTTGATGAAAGGCTTTTTCGACAGGACATTCCTGCCCGGTTTCGCTTTCCGCTACCGCCAGGGAAAAGCCTTCCCCGACCAGCTTCTCAAGGGGCGCACGGCTGACCTGCTGGTGACGATGGATACACCGCCGTGGTACTTCAAATGGGTCTACCGCATGCCCGGCCTGCACCAGGTGCGCAAGACCACCTTGCAGTTCTGTGGCATCAGGCCAATGAAGACCCTGATGTTCGGACCACTGCTCGGTTCCAGCGACCTGCAGCGAAATACCTGGCTGCGACAGACCGAGGCAATCGCCCGCCGCTGA
- a CDS encoding ABC transporter substrate-binding protein, with amino-acid sequence MRFPSLLGAGLLALAATSQAFAGATLDRVESRKELVNVLMESYPPFSFLNDQNQLDGFDVDVAKAVAQKLGVKLRLETPSWDVIAAGRWSGRYDICICSMTPSKARAEVFDFPVEYYASPAVIVVNAKDDRIHSAKDLEGRKVGLTSASSYESYLNKNLVIEGAEDKKIDYPFDFVQIAPYDTDNVAFQDLGLGAGVRLDAILTNLVTAQPRLDQDKRFKLAGAPLYEEPNSVAIEKGDPEWDAKVRQVFAELKADGTLSRLSQKWIGTDISK; translated from the coding sequence ATGCGTTTTCCTTCCTTGCTGGGCGCGGGACTGCTCGCGCTTGCTGCTACTTCACAGGCTTTTGCCGGTGCCACTCTGGATCGGGTCGAGTCGCGCAAGGAACTGGTCAACGTGCTGATGGAAAGCTATCCGCCGTTCTCCTTCCTGAACGACCAGAACCAGCTCGATGGTTTCGACGTCGATGTAGCCAAGGCGGTCGCGCAAAAGCTCGGCGTCAAGCTGCGCCTGGAAACCCCCTCGTGGGACGTGATCGCCGCTGGCCGCTGGAGTGGCCGCTATGACATCTGCATCTGTTCGATGACGCCGAGCAAGGCCCGGGCCGAAGTGTTCGACTTCCCGGTGGAGTACTACGCTTCGCCTGCGGTGATCGTGGTCAACGCCAAGGATGACCGCATTCATTCGGCCAAGGATCTGGAAGGCCGCAAGGTCGGTCTGACCAGCGCATCCAGCTACGAGAGCTACCTGAACAAGAACCTGGTGATCGAAGGCGCCGAAGACAAGAAGATCGACTATCCCTTCGACTTCGTCCAGATCGCTCCCTATGACACCGATAACGTGGCCTTCCAGGACTTGGGCCTGGGCGCCGGGGTACGTCTGGATGCGATCCTGACCAATCTGGTGACCGCTCAACCGCGCCTTGACCAGGACAAGCGTTTCAAGCTGGCGGGCGCCCCGTTGTATGAAGAGCCCAACTCGGTCGCCATCGAGAAAGGCGACCCCGAATGGGACGCGAAGGTACGCCAGGTGTTCGCAGAGCTTAAAGCCGATGGCACCCTGAGCCGCCTGTCGCAGAAATGGATCGGTACCGACATCAGCAAATGA
- a CDS encoding MerR family transcriptional regulator — MYIGKAAQLSGTTVKTIRHYEDIGLLPPPRREGKYRVYSQQSVELLTFIKCAQQLGFKLKEMQAILEDHHGQELPWEVARKAIADKKQELMTQIQGLQKIHAGLEAFESIYESLPDSVAPRTQPTQCSILPSHEGAVTS; from the coding sequence ATGTACATCGGCAAAGCCGCCCAACTGTCGGGCACGACCGTCAAGACCATCCGCCACTACGAAGACATCGGTTTGCTGCCGCCCCCTCGGCGCGAAGGAAAATACCGGGTTTACAGCCAGCAAAGCGTCGAACTGCTGACGTTCATCAAATGCGCCCAGCAGTTGGGTTTCAAACTCAAGGAAATGCAGGCGATCCTCGAGGACCATCACGGCCAAGAGTTGCCCTGGGAAGTGGCGAGAAAAGCCATCGCCGATAAAAAGCAGGAGCTGATGACGCAGATCCAGGGGCTGCAAAAGATCCATGCGGGGCTGGAGGCGTTTGAAAGCATCTACGAGTCACTGCCAGATAGCGTCGCTCCCAGAACGCAGCCTACTCAATGTTCAATACTACCCTCGCATGAAGGCGCTGTTACGAGTTGA
- a CDS encoding Pls/PosA family non-ribosomal peptide synthetase, with product MNRALAQEPRQTMAISDVLYGPIQPELLHEEILADLLEATARRMPDQIALIAGERQLSYRELDAQADRVASSLICAGVRPGQIVGLWLPRGIELLVMQAAIAKAGAAWLPLDQDTPVERLQVCMEDAAAVGVVSCEQLAPSLAGTGLQVWTAEALLAPNTEPLVRRSGALPDHPAYVIYTSGSTGKPKGILISQRSICHFLRSENAILGIHAADRIYQGFSVAFDMSFEEIWIAYLVGATLWIGPKEISGDPETLPRMLNEQRISVLHAVPTLLALFSEEVPSLRLINLGGEMCPESLVERWSRPGREIFNTYGPTEATVSASLARLVPGRPVTIGTPLPNYGLLVIANDADNTTGWTPSLLPRGETGELCIIGPGLAEGYLGRPDLTREKFLANPWSTGYHDARLYRTGDLARIDVDGQVQCLGRADDQVKIRGFRVELGEIEALLAQQPGVGTVAVLLRNDNGMDQLVAYLVPDHSLDETTLPPLLRKALQLQLPPYMVPGRFELLDSMPRLTSGKIDRKALRARPLSLCTTAAQESDLPETVAEQVLFAALETLFPGQPISRNADFFTDLGGHSFFAARLASALRADPRFAHVTVRDIYQQRRVGAIAQVLEQTPQAQAPQAEWTVPSAFRRWRCAVAQALALPPMVCLRMMQWLAPFFTFHYLTGSPGDSMAVATIASIGVFLAATLLQFVIAIAGKWLVAGRLQPGTYPLWGLTYYRWWLADRLLESAPVYLLSGSPLYPMWLRALGAQIGKDVSIGSMSLRAPDLLRVGAGVSLGNAVSCENARVERGQLHLGRITLDEQACVGSYAILEGNTRLGRYARLEGQSALADGQQIPAGRVWRGSPARDSGAFDPQRLPPRPLVSARRRLAENLFFVFGILLIATLFFIPVFPTFALIDWFDEQNLMTWLQGDGVGIQLARYFVLALPASAVLIVATALVSAGIRKVALPRLAPGRYPVHSNTYCAKWLASHIQEAGLNVLSGIYATVYAPAWYRLLGVKVGRDAEISSAQGVVPYMLTLGDETFIADAVMLGDEQVEGGWMSIQPTVIGHRSFIGNGSYVPDGTVVPENVLIGVHSCAPTTAELRDGDTWLGSPAINLPAREQVSGYPESLTFRPSPWRRLARGLIEGLRIVIPHALVIAVGYTVMLDLMPLAGDERWGAVLAYLALIGLAYGVSNYLFVVACKWLAMGRYRKRAEPMWTPFVWLSESVTSLYEGMAVPNFMRYLRGTPWLPLAFNLLGSRIGKGVYMDTTDITEFDCVTIGHDSELNAMASPQTHLFEDRVMKIDHVQIGQRVYMGPRSAVLYSAQVADNARLGPLTLVMKGEHIPAGSSWAGCPAAPAQA from the coding sequence ATGAACAGAGCACTAGCGCAAGAACCACGTCAGACCATGGCGATATCGGACGTTTTGTACGGGCCGATCCAACCCGAACTGCTGCACGAGGAAATCCTCGCCGATCTGCTGGAGGCCACGGCCAGACGCATGCCTGATCAGATCGCGCTGATCGCCGGTGAGCGTCAGCTCAGCTATCGCGAACTGGATGCGCAAGCCGATCGAGTCGCCTCGAGCCTTATCTGTGCCGGTGTCCGCCCAGGCCAGATCGTCGGCCTATGGTTGCCCCGGGGGATCGAGCTGCTGGTGATGCAGGCCGCCATTGCCAAGGCCGGCGCTGCCTGGCTGCCGCTGGACCAGGACACGCCGGTCGAACGCTTGCAGGTGTGCATGGAGGATGCCGCTGCCGTCGGTGTAGTCAGTTGCGAACAACTGGCCCCCAGTCTGGCCGGCACCGGCTTGCAGGTATGGACCGCCGAGGCCCTGCTGGCTCCCAACACCGAGCCCCTGGTGCGCCGCAGCGGCGCCCTGCCCGATCACCCGGCCTACGTGATCTACACCTCCGGCTCCACTGGCAAGCCCAAGGGCATTCTCATCAGCCAGCGCAGCATCTGCCACTTTCTGCGCAGTGAAAACGCGATACTCGGCATTCACGCGGCAGACCGGATCTATCAGGGTTTCTCGGTGGCCTTCGACATGTCCTTCGAGGAAATCTGGATCGCCTACCTGGTCGGTGCCACGCTGTGGATAGGCCCCAAGGAAATCAGCGGCGACCCCGAAACGCTGCCACGCATGCTCAACGAACAGCGCATCAGTGTGCTGCATGCCGTACCGACGCTGCTCGCACTCTTCAGCGAAGAAGTACCCAGCCTGCGCCTGATCAACCTGGGCGGCGAGATGTGTCCCGAATCGCTGGTCGAGCGCTGGAGCCGGCCTGGCCGGGAAATATTCAATACTTACGGCCCGACCGAAGCCACGGTGTCCGCCAGCCTTGCGCGCCTGGTCCCCGGGCGGCCGGTCACCATCGGCACACCGTTGCCCAACTACGGCCTGCTGGTGATCGCCAACGACGCCGACAATACCACCGGCTGGACCCCGAGCCTGCTGCCACGGGGCGAAACCGGTGAGCTGTGTATCATTGGCCCCGGCCTGGCCGAAGGCTATCTGGGCCGTCCCGATCTGACTCGGGAGAAGTTCCTGGCCAACCCCTGGAGCACCGGCTATCACGATGCCCGTCTGTACCGCACTGGCGACCTGGCCCGCATTGATGTCGACGGCCAGGTGCAATGCCTGGGACGTGCCGATGATCAGGTGAAAATCCGCGGTTTCCGCGTTGAACTGGGTGAAATCGAGGCGCTGCTGGCACAACAGCCGGGCGTCGGCACCGTGGCGGTGCTGCTGCGTAACGACAATGGCATGGATCAGTTGGTCGCCTACCTGGTCCCCGATCACTCGCTCGATGAAACCACCCTCCCCCCGCTGCTGCGCAAGGCACTGCAGTTGCAACTGCCACCCTACATGGTGCCGGGGCGCTTCGAACTGCTGGACAGCATGCCCCGCCTGACGTCCGGCAAGATTGACCGCAAGGCCCTCAGGGCTCGCCCCCTGAGCCTTTGCACCACTGCCGCGCAGGAAAGTGACCTGCCTGAAACCGTCGCCGAACAGGTGCTGTTCGCGGCCTTGGAGACGCTTTTCCCCGGTCAGCCGATCAGCCGCAACGCCGACTTCTTCACCGACCTGGGTGGCCACTCCTTCTTTGCCGCGCGGCTGGCCTCGGCCTTGCGAGCCGATCCGCGCTTCGCTCACGTCACCGTGCGCGACATCTACCAGCAACGGCGGGTCGGTGCGATTGCCCAAGTGCTGGAGCAGACACCGCAAGCTCAGGCTCCCCAGGCCGAATGGACAGTGCCGTCGGCGTTTCGCCGCTGGCGTTGTGCAGTCGCCCAGGCGCTGGCATTGCCGCCCATGGTGTGCCTGCGCATGATGCAGTGGCTGGCCCCGTTCTTCACCTTCCACTACCTGACCGGCAGCCCGGGCGACTCCATGGCTGTGGCCACGATCGCCTCGATCGGGGTGTTCCTCGCCGCGACCCTTCTGCAGTTCGTCATTGCGATCGCGGGCAAATGGTTGGTGGCCGGCCGTCTGCAGCCTGGGACTTACCCACTCTGGGGTCTGACCTACTACCGTTGGTGGCTCGCCGACCGCCTGCTCGAATCGGCACCGGTCTACCTGCTCAGCGGTTCACCGCTCTACCCGATGTGGCTGCGGGCACTGGGAGCCCAGATCGGCAAGGACGTGAGCATCGGCTCGATGAGCCTGCGGGCGCCGGATCTGTTGCGCGTGGGCGCAGGTGTCAGCCTGGGTAACGCCGTGAGTTGCGAAAACGCCCGGGTCGAACGCGGTCAGTTGCATTTGGGCCGTATCACTCTGGATGAACAGGCCTGCGTCGGCTCCTACGCGATCCTCGAAGGCAACACCCGCCTGGGGCGCTACGCCCGTCTGGAAGGTCAATCAGCCCTTGCCGATGGTCAGCAAATACCCGCTGGCCGTGTCTGGCGCGGCTCTCCGGCCCGCGACAGCGGAGCTTTCGATCCCCAGCGCCTACCTCCTCGGCCGCTCGTCAGCGCACGACGCCGATTGGCCGAAAACCTGTTCTTCGTGTTCGGCATTCTGTTGATCGCCACCCTGTTCTTTATCCCGGTGTTTCCAACCTTCGCCCTGATCGACTGGTTCGATGAGCAGAACCTGATGACCTGGCTGCAAGGCGACGGCGTCGGTATCCAATTGGCACGCTATTTCGTCCTGGCGCTGCCAGCCAGTGCCGTGTTGATCGTCGCCACCGCCCTGGTTTCGGCGGGTATCCGCAAGGTCGCCCTGCCGCGCCTGGCCCCAGGGCGCTATCCGGTACACAGCAACACCTATTGCGCCAAGTGGCTGGCCAGCCATATCCAGGAAGCGGGCCTGAATGTGCTCTCGGGTATCTACGCCACGGTTTACGCTCCGGCCTGGTACCGCCTGCTGGGCGTCAAGGTCGGCCGTGATGCGGAGATCTCCAGCGCCCAGGGTGTGGTGCCCTATATGCTGACGCTGGGGGATGAAACGTTCATCGCCGATGCGGTGATGCTCGGGGACGAGCAGGTCGAAGGCGGCTGGATGTCCATTCAGCCGACAGTGATCGGCCACCGCAGCTTCATCGGCAACGGCAGCTATGTCCCCGATGGCACCGTGGTGCCGGAAAACGTGCTGATCGGCGTGCACTCCTGTGCACCGACCACTGCCGAACTTCGCGACGGCGATACCTGGTTGGGCTCACCGGCGATCAACCTGCCGGCGCGCGAGCAGGTCAGCGGCTATCCCGAATCCCTGACCTTCCGCCCTTCGCCATGGCGGCGCCTGGCTCGCGGCCTGATCGAAGGCCTGCGTATCGTCATTCCCCATGCCCTGGTGATCGCAGTGGGCTACACCGTCATGCTCGACCTGATGCCCCTGGCTGGCGACGAGCGCTGGGGAGCGGTGCTGGCTTACCTGGCGCTGATCGGCCTGGCCTATGGCGTGAGCAATTACCTGTTCGTGGTGGCCTGCAAGTGGCTGGCAATGGGCCGTTACCGCAAGCGGGCCGAGCCGATGTGGACACCGTTTGTGTGGCTCTCGGAAAGCGTCACCAGCCTCTACGAAGGCATGGCCGTGCCCAACTTCATGCGCTACCTGAGGGGTACGCCGTGGTTGCCATTGGCGTTCAACCTGCTCGGCAGCCGGATCGGCAAAGGCGTCTACATGGACACCACCGATATCACCGAATTCGACTGTGTGACCATCGGTCATGACAGCGAACTGAACGCCATGGCGAGCCCCCAGACGCACCTGTTCGAAGATCGGGTCATGAAGATCGATCATGTGCAGATCGGTCAACGCGTCTATATGGGACCACGCAGTGCGGTGCTCTACAGCGCACAGGTGGCGGACAATGCGCGCCTCGGTCCCCTGACCCTGGTGATGAAAGGCGAACATATCCCCGCCGGGAGCAGTTGGGCCGGCTGCCCTGCCGCACCCGCACAAGCCTGA
- a CDS encoding DHH family phosphoesterase codes for MKIVTSGSAYLDIDAYACCIAYAELLNQQGVEACAVSSAPFNASICSTVLSWNGALARHEPGPNDTFVLVDVSDPRHFDPIVVMDRVVEIIDHHPGFELHWAQRLGAKADIRSIGAAATQVFERWEASGLLPRISQQSAALLATAILDNTLNFNSAISTPGDADAYRVLATLAQLPGDWPAQYFLECQSSIESALTDALKADCKRLQVSRLPEVFAQLTVWDAKGLLMRYHHTLIAWLKAQGGDSLVNLIGIVDGKSYFLADTQRSKDKLSRLISLCWEEDVAVIEPSLLRKELLALSRSADRQCPGG; via the coding sequence ATGAAAATCGTCACTTCCGGCTCGGCCTACCTCGACATTGACGCCTATGCCTGCTGCATTGCCTACGCAGAACTGCTGAATCAGCAGGGTGTCGAGGCTTGTGCAGTGAGCAGTGCACCGTTCAACGCCAGCATCTGCTCGACGGTACTGAGCTGGAACGGTGCCCTCGCCCGCCATGAGCCAGGCCCCAATGACACCTTTGTACTCGTCGATGTTTCAGATCCCCGGCACTTCGATCCCATCGTTGTCATGGATCGGGTGGTGGAGATCATCGATCATCATCCTGGCTTCGAACTGCACTGGGCCCAGAGGCTGGGAGCGAAGGCCGATATTCGTTCCATCGGTGCCGCAGCCACCCAGGTCTTCGAGCGCTGGGAGGCGTCAGGACTACTGCCCCGAATCAGCCAGCAAAGCGCCGCCTTGCTGGCAACGGCGATCCTGGACAACACACTGAATTTCAACAGCGCGATCTCAACGCCTGGAGATGCCGATGCATATCGTGTATTGGCAACTCTGGCGCAACTACCAGGAGACTGGCCAGCGCAGTATTTTCTTGAATGCCAGTCATCGATCGAATCAGCGCTGACAGACGCACTGAAAGCCGACTGCAAGCGGCTGCAGGTTTCCAGGCTTCCTGAAGTGTTTGCGCAACTGACCGTCTGGGATGCCAAGGGTTTGCTGATGAGATATCACCACACGCTGATCGCCTGGCTGAAAGCTCAAGGGGGTGACAGCTTGGTGAACCTGATCGGTATCGTCGATGGCAAGAGCTACTTTCTGGCTGATACCCAACGATCAAAGGACAAGCTCAGTCGTCTGATAAGCCTGTGTTGGGAGGAAGACGTGGCGGTGATTGAACCTTCGCTGCTGCGCAAAGAGTTGCTCGCCCTATCCCGATCGGCAGACCGTCAGTGCCCGGGCGGATGA
- a CDS encoding 4'-phosphopantetheinyl transferase family protein, giving the protein MLSLPLHSWPGPQPSWQQGILLIGTRHKPGTSRAEARERIRQALGSVLAQTLSIRADAISFPRNPGNRPRVLIAGRAEPGLSISHEGTLSVAALNLHGAVGIDLMQVQEVPDWETIACDYLGPHTTRQLQQVAEEQRPTAFAQAWCLREAMLKCAGLPLVEWSDTTQPPGRSFTLDLPATVQGVVVLPDAEDAWAPGLTA; this is encoded by the coding sequence ATGCTGAGTTTGCCCCTTCACTCCTGGCCGGGGCCGCAGCCCTCCTGGCAACAAGGCATCCTGCTGATAGGTACCCGGCACAAGCCGGGCACCTCACGGGCCGAGGCTCGGGAGCGGATTCGTCAGGCTCTGGGCAGTGTCCTCGCGCAGACCCTGAGCATCCGGGCAGACGCCATCAGCTTCCCCCGTAACCCCGGCAATCGCCCTCGCGTGCTCATTGCCGGGCGGGCTGAACCGGGGCTCTCGATCAGTCATGAAGGAACACTCTCGGTAGCGGCCTTGAACCTGCACGGTGCCGTAGGTATCGACTTGATGCAGGTGCAGGAAGTGCCGGATTGGGAAACCATCGCCTGCGACTACCTGGGGCCACACACCACCCGACAGTTGCAACAGGTCGCCGAAGAACAACGCCCAACGGCCTTTGCCCAAGCCTGGTGCCTGCGTGAGGCAATGCTCAAGTGTGCCGGGCTACCCCTGGTGGAGTGGTCAGACACGACACAACCCCCGGGCCGCAGCTTCACACTGGATCTGCCTGCAACAGTGCAGGGTGTCGTGGTATTACCTGATGCAGAGGATGCTTGGGCACCTGGCTTGACCGCATAG
- a CDS encoding homocysteine S-methyltransferase family protein yields the protein MVVLDGGMGRELQRSGAPFRQPEWSALALSEAPEAVVGVHASFIAAGAQVITSNSYAVVPFHIGEERFAREGRQLAEIAGKLARTAADASVNPVRVAGSLPPLFGSYRPDLFQPERVAEVLTPLLEGLAANVDLWLAETQSLIAEVRAIHAHLPADGKPFWVSFTLQDEDTDETPRLRSGEPVAEAIEAVAGLGVGAVLFNCSQPEVIGAAVDVARSVIERLSADIAIGAYANAFPPQPKEAKANDGLDELREDLDPPGYLVWARDWQQRGASLIGGCCGIGPEHIAELKRNLA from the coding sequence ATGGTGGTGCTGGACGGTGGCATGGGGCGCGAGCTGCAACGCAGCGGCGCACCGTTCCGCCAGCCCGAATGGTCTGCCCTGGCGCTGAGCGAGGCTCCCGAAGCGGTTGTGGGTGTGCATGCATCGTTCATCGCGGCCGGTGCCCAGGTCATCACCAGCAACAGCTATGCGGTGGTGCCGTTTCATATCGGCGAGGAGCGCTTTGCCCGGGAAGGGCGTCAGCTTGCTGAAATCGCCGGCAAACTGGCCCGGACGGCCGCCGATGCCAGTGTGAACCCGGTGCGGGTGGCAGGCTCCCTGCCGCCGTTGTTCGGTTCCTACCGGCCAGACCTGTTCCAGCCGGAACGCGTGGCCGAAGTGCTCACGCCGCTGCTTGAGGGTTTGGCTGCGAATGTCGACCTGTGGCTGGCGGAAACCCAGAGCCTGATCGCCGAGGTCCGCGCGATCCACGCCCACCTGCCGGCGGACGGCAAACCGTTCTGGGTGTCGTTTACCCTGCAGGACGAAGACACCGACGAAACGCCGCGCCTGCGCTCCGGTGAACCGGTGGCCGAGGCCATCGAAGCGGTGGCGGGCCTGGGCGTGGGGGCGGTGCTGTTCAACTGCAGCCAACCCGAGGTCATTGGTGCGGCAGTGGATGTGGCGCGCTCGGTGATCGAGCGCCTGAGCGCTGATATCGCCATCGGCGCCTATGCCAACGCCTTCCCGCCGCAACCCAAGGAAGCCAAGGCCAACGATGGCCTGGATGAGTTGCGCGAAGACCTCGACCCGCCGGGCTACCTGGTATGGGCCAGGGACTGGCAACAACGTGGCGCCAGCCTGATCGGTGGCTGCTGCGGTATTGGCCCGGAGCATATCGCCGAACTGAAACGCAACCTGGCGTGA
- a CDS encoding sulfite exporter TauE/SafE family protein — translation MDVGNFGFVVAGLVVGFIVGMTGVGGGSLMTPILLWFGINPATAVGTDLLYAAITKSGGVLVHKRNDNIDWKITGWLTLGSVPAVLLTLWFLSSLHAAPDELNRTIKYALGVVLLLTALAVLFKNRLLAFAHRRGVDHSQISPSKLNSLTVLTGLVLGTMVALTSIGAGALGTVALFILYPFLPTRRLVGTEIAHAVPLTLVAGLGHASMGNLNWELLGFLLMGSLPGIYVGSHLAGRVPDGLLRPFLALMLFAIGYKLVF, via the coding sequence ATGGATGTCGGTAATTTCGGTTTTGTCGTAGCAGGCTTGGTGGTCGGCTTTATTGTCGGTATGACGGGGGTCGGTGGCGGCTCGCTGATGACGCCGATCCTGTTGTGGTTCGGTATCAACCCGGCCACCGCCGTGGGCACGGACCTGCTGTACGCGGCCATCACCAAGTCCGGTGGTGTGCTGGTGCACAAGCGCAACGACAATATCGACTGGAAGATCACCGGCTGGCTGACCTTGGGCAGCGTGCCTGCGGTGTTGCTGACCCTGTGGTTTCTCAGCAGCCTGCATGCAGCGCCCGATGAGCTGAACCGCACCATCAAATATGCTCTGGGCGTCGTGCTGTTGCTGACTGCACTGGCGGTGCTGTTCAAGAATCGCTTGCTGGCGTTTGCCCATCGGCGTGGCGTCGACCATTCGCAGATCAGCCCATCTAAGTTGAACAGCCTGACGGTACTGACCGGGCTGGTCCTCGGCACCATGGTCGCGCTGACGTCCATCGGTGCCGGCGCCCTGGGCACGGTGGCGTTGTTCATCCTCTATCCTTTCCTGCCGACACGACGTCTGGTCGGCACGGAGATTGCCCATGCAGTGCCGCTGACCCTGGTGGCGGGGCTGGGCCATGCGAGTATGGGCAACTTGAACTGGGAGCTGCTGGGCTTCCTGTTGATGGGCTCGTTGCCAGGTATTTATGTCGGCAGCCACTTGGCTGGCCGTGTACCCGATGGTTTGCTGCGACCGTTTTTGGCACTGATGCTGTTCGCGATCGGCTACAAGCTGGTGTTTTGA
- a CDS encoding DoxX-like family protein, which translates to MNRLQQTHWLARGSLAFMFAYHGLVPKLLVQSPGERVLLQAHGLGQATWLLLVAGGAELLLAVLLLMPRFIWPLILAAGALLGLLLDVALMQPAMLVDAFNPVSLNVAGVALCAIAWITRSTEGWPSKGCQ; encoded by the coding sequence ATGAATCGTCTGCAGCAGACCCACTGGCTCGCACGTGGGAGCCTCGCGTTCATGTTCGCCTATCATGGCCTGGTGCCCAAGCTCCTCGTCCAGAGCCCGGGTGAACGTGTGCTGTTGCAGGCCCACGGTCTTGGGCAGGCCACCTGGTTGCTACTGGTGGCGGGTGGGGCGGAGTTGCTTCTGGCGGTGCTGCTGCTCATGCCCAGGTTCATCTGGCCGCTGATCCTGGCGGCTGGCGCATTGCTGGGTCTGTTGCTTGATGTGGCGCTGATGCAGCCGGCGATGCTGGTCGATGCTTTTAATCCGGTATCGCTGAATGTGGCTGGGGTGGCGTTGTGTGCGATTGCGTGGATTACTCGAAGTACTGAAGGATGGCCTTCCAAGGGTTGCCAGTAG
- a CDS encoding amino acid ABC transporter permease encodes MSAFPPTPKPVVSTTGPRLFSFRTRLYLTWLVLFALFIAFFLSFDLKFSIIVDKFPNLAGFKLGPNGFLQGAALTLFLCLCSMVVSVLFGFAAALARLSQSAVLVGIASFYTSFFRGTPLLIQILLIYLGLPQLGMVPGAISAGIIALSLNYGAYLSEIFRAGILGVARGQREAALALGMREPQIFRYVVLPQAMRVIIPPTANQFISMLKDSSLISVMGVWEVMFLAQSYGRSSYRYLEMLTTAAVIYWLLSILLELVQARLERHFGKAYRR; translated from the coding sequence ATGAGTGCCTTCCCGCCTACCCCCAAGCCCGTGGTCAGCACCACGGGCCCACGCCTGTTCAGCTTTCGCACCCGCCTGTACCTGACCTGGCTGGTGCTGTTCGCCTTGTTCATCGCGTTCTTCCTGAGCTTCGACCTGAAGTTCTCGATCATCGTCGACAAGTTCCCCAACCTGGCCGGTTTCAAGCTGGGGCCGAACGGTTTCCTGCAGGGCGCGGCACTGACTCTGTTCCTCTGTCTGTGCTCGATGGTGGTCTCGGTCCTGTTCGGCTTCGCCGCGGCTCTGGCGCGGTTGTCGCAAAGCGCGGTCCTGGTGGGCATCGCCAGTTTTTACACGTCGTTCTTTCGCGGCACACCGCTGCTGATCCAGATCCTGCTGATCTACCTGGGGCTGCCGCAACTGGGCATGGTGCCGGGCGCAATCAGTGCCGGCATCATCGCCCTGTCGCTCAACTACGGCGCCTACCTGAGCGAGATATTTCGCGCCGGCATCCTCGGCGTCGCTCGCGGCCAGCGGGAAGCGGCGCTGGCCTTGGGAATGCGTGAGCCACAGATATTCCGGTATGTGGTCCTGCCGCAGGCCATGCGCGTGATCATTCCACCGACCGCCAACCAGTTCATCTCGATGCTCAAGGATTCATCACTGATTTCGGTGATGGGGGTGTGGGAAGTGATGTTCCTGGCGCAGTCCTATGGCCGCTCCAGCTATCGTTACCTGGAAATGCTGACCACCGCGGCAGTGATCTATTGGCTGCTGTCGATCCTGCTGGAACTGGTGCAAGCGCGGCTGGAAAGACACTTCGGCAAGGCTTACCGGCGGTGA